In a single window of the Papaver somniferum cultivar HN1 chromosome 8, ASM357369v1, whole genome shotgun sequence genome:
- the LOC113304964 gene encoding polyamine oxidase-like, producing MAAAQEPTPTVIVVGAGMSGIFAAKTLPDAAIKNILILEATNRVGGRIKKTNFAGSSVELGANWVEGVKGDQVNPIWTMVNKIGLKTYYSDFDHLANHTYKQIYGLVYEESVAQQAYDSADELSTFSQNLSVSLSRRKQTDMSILASQQLKNHDFGEDYYFVADSRGYESVVHYVANQFLTTDKAGDITDPRLVLNKAVTKIQYSKSGVVVKTEDGSVYKAKYVMVSASIGVLQTNLIDFVPDLPAWKLLAIYQFDMSIYTKIFLNFPYKFWPTGNHTEFFIHANEKRGYYTVWQQLENEYPGANCLLVTVTDDESRRVEQQPDSETLAEIMDVLRNMFGKNIPDATDILVPKWWSDRFYKGTFSNWPIGVDQHEYDQIRAPVGRVYFTGEHTSEHYTGYVHGAYLAGIDSANILIKCAKKKICKYNIKPKSS from the exons ATGGCGGCTGCTCAAGAGCCTACTCCGACTGTCATCGTGGTTGGAGCTGGCATGTCCG GGATATTCGCAGCAAAGACGTTACCGGATGCAGCAATAAAGAACATTTTGATACTTGAAGCAACTAATAGAGTTGGCGGTCGTATCAAAAAGACCAACTTTGCAGGTTCATCCGTAGAGTTGGGTGCAAACTGGGTTGAAGGGGTTAAGGGAGATCAAGTCAATCCCATTTGGACCATGGTGAATAAGATTGGCCTGAAAACCTACTACTCTGATTTTGACCACCTTGCCAATCATACTTACAAACAAATATATG GTTTGGTTTATGAAGAATCCGTAGCTCAACAAGCGTACGATTCAGCAGATGAACTCTCTACATTCAGCCAAAACTTATCGGTTTCTTTGTCTAGACGAAAACAAACAGATATGTCAATCCTGGCATCCCAACAACTTAAAAACCA CGATTTCGGCGAAGATTATTACTTTGTTGCAGATTCAAGGGGTTATGAGAGTGTTGTTCATTACGTTGCTAACCAATTCCTAACTACTGATAAGGCTGGAGATATCACTGATCCTCGACTTGTGCTGAATAAG GCTGTGACGAAGATACAATATTCGAAAAGCGGTGTCGTGGTTAAGACTGAAGATGGATCAGTGTATAAAGCTAAATATGTAATGGTTTCTGCTAGTATTGGTGTTCTGCAGAcaaatcttattgactttgtGCCTGATCTACCG GCATGGAAATTATTGGCCATATATCAGTTTGACATGTCCATCTACACCAAGATCTTCCTCAATTTTCCTTATAAATTTTGGCCTACGGGTAATCACACGGAATTTTTTATCCACGCTAATGAAAAACGAGGTTATTATACCGTCTGGCAG CAACTAGAAAATGAGTACCCTGGAGCTAATTGCCTCTTAGTAACAGTAACAGATGACGAGTCTAGACGCGTAGAGCAACAACCAGATTCAGAGACCCTGGCCGAAATAATGGATGTCCTAAGAAACATGTTTGGGAAAAACATCCCTGATGCCACGGACATACTCGTTCCCAAATGGTGGTCCGATAGGTTTTACAAAGGAACGTTTTCCAACTGGCCTATTGGAGTTGATCAACACGAATATGATCAGATTAG GGCACCCGTCGGTAGAGTTTATTTCACGGGAGAACATACAAGCGAGCATTATACTGGTTATGTTCATGGTGCATACCTCGCAG GTATTGATTCTGCAAATATCTTGATCAAGTGTGCCAAGAAGAAGATATGCAAGTACAACATCAAGCCTAaaagttcctga